Proteins from a genomic interval of Streptomyces fodineus:
- a CDS encoding FadR/GntR family transcriptional regulator → MDEEEVPQKGTVTQRAIEEIKAMIAEGRLEPGQRLPTERDLAARLGISRSSMREAIRALTVMGVLEARHGSGIYVTALEAGDLLETFGVVADLSRGPRLVELLEVRRTLESTATALAAARITGDQLAAVEKHLAAMNATDDPEEILAHDLAFHREIAAAAGNETMAAILEGLSSRTFRARVWRGYQEEGAFARTRREHAAIHRALLARDPEAARAAAAAHVGEVEEWLRAQLGTQDGTESGD, encoded by the coding sequence GTGGACGAGGAAGAAGTGCCGCAGAAGGGCACGGTGACCCAGCGCGCCATCGAGGAGATCAAGGCGATGATCGCCGAGGGCCGGCTGGAGCCCGGCCAGCGGCTGCCCACCGAGCGGGACCTGGCGGCCCGGCTGGGCATCTCCCGCAGCTCGATGCGGGAGGCGATCCGCGCCCTGACCGTGATGGGCGTCCTGGAGGCCCGGCACGGCTCCGGGATCTACGTCACCGCACTGGAGGCCGGCGATCTGCTGGAGACCTTCGGGGTGGTCGCGGACCTGTCCCGGGGCCCGCGCCTGGTGGAACTCCTCGAAGTCCGCCGGACCCTGGAGTCGACAGCCACCGCATTGGCCGCCGCGCGCATCACCGGGGACCAACTGGCCGCCGTGGAGAAGCACTTGGCGGCGATGAACGCCACCGACGACCCCGAGGAGATCCTCGCCCACGACCTCGCCTTCCACCGCGAGATCGCCGCCGCCGCGGGCAACGAGACCATGGCCGCCATCCTGGAGGGCCTCTCCTCCCGCACCTTCCGCGCCCGTGTCTGGCGCGGCTACCAGGAGGAGGGCGCCTTCGCCCGCACCCGCCGCGAGCACGCCGCCATCCACCGCGCCCTCCTGGCCCGCGACCCGGAGGCGGCACGCGCGGCGGCGGCGGCCCATGTGGGCGAGGTGGAGGAGTGGCTGCGGGCCCAGCTCGGGACGCAGGACGGCACGGAGTCCGGGGACTAG